The DNA window GCGCAAAAATTTGCACAAGGAAATGTGTACATAAACACATTTATCTTTTTCCAATTTGTGAAAGCGATTGCCCAAAAGAAACGGAGGTGAGATTGCAAATTAGTTTTTTAAAAATATTTAAGGAAATATATAGCGAAAAGGGGGATTATAGGTGTTTAAAAGGAGAGCGTTAGGATTTTTGCTGGCTTTTCTTTTAGTTTTTACAGCAGTATTTGGCTCAATGCCTATACAATATGTAAAGGCACAGACAGATACAGCGCCAGCGATAGCCAATGTTGTTGGAAGTTTTCAATCCAAACTTGGAGATTCTGACTGGAATATAAACAGTGACAAAACAATAATGACATATAAAGGTAATGGCTTTTATGAATTTACTACCCCGGTTGCGTTACCTGCAGGTGATTATGAGTATAAAGTTGCTCTTAATCATTCATGGGAAGGTGGAGGAGTTCCTTCACAAGGTAATTTAAGCTTTCATCTTGTTTCAGCTTCTGTAGTGACTTTTTATTACAATTACAACACTTCAAGTATTACCGATTCCACAAAATATACACCAATTGCTGAAGAAAAACTTCCGAGAATTGTGGGCACTATACAATCAGCAATAGTAGCAGGTAATAACTGGGACCCTGCCTCATCTACTGCTATAATGAGAGACTATAAGTTTAACAATGTTTACGAATACACTGCAAACGTTCCAAAAGGTAATTATGAGTTTAAAGTGACTTTAGGGCCCTCATGGGATATAAATTATGGCTTAAATGGCGAACAAAATGGGCCAAATATTCCTTTGAATGTAGCCTATGATACTAAGATTACATTTTACTATGATTCGGTTTCACATAATATATGGACAGATTATAATCCACCTCTCACAGGACCTGACAATAACATATATTATGACGATTTAAGACATGACACCCATAACCCATTCTTCCGCTCGCCTTTCGGTGCAATAAAAACGGGAGATACTGTAACATTAAGAATACAAGCAAGGAACCACGACCTTGAGTCAGCTAAAATTTCTTATTGGGATGATATTAAGAAAATAAGAATAGAAGTTCCTATGTACAGAATTGGTCAAAGTCCTGACGGGAAATATGAATACTGGGAAGTTAAGTTAAGCTTTGACAATCCCACAAGAATTTGGTATTACTTTATACTTAAAGACGGAACCAAAACTGCTTATTACGGAGATAACGATGAACAATTAGGTGGCGTAGGTAAAGCCACAGATACAGTGAATAAGGACTTTGAACTTACTGTCTACGACAAAAACTTAGACACCCCTGATTGGATGAAAGGGTCAGTAATGTATCAAATATTCCCTGATAGGTTCTTTAATGGGGATTCTTCAAATGACCATCTAAAGAAATACAGCAGAGGTTTTGATCCTGTTGAATATCATAGCAACTGGGACGACCTTCCTGATAATCCTAATAATAAGGATAAACCTGGATATACAGGTGATGGAATCTGGTCAAATGACTTCTTTGGCGGTGATTTACAAGGTATAGATGATAAATTGGATTATTTAAAAAGCCTTGGAATATCAGTTATTTATCTCAATCCAATTTTTCAATCACCTTCTAATCACAGGTATGATACAACCGATTACACAAAAATAGACGAACTATTAGGTAATTTATCTACCTTTAAGAAGCTCATGGAGGATGCCCATGCAAAAGGGATTAAGGTAATACTTGATGGCGTCTTCAACCATACAAGTGATGACAGCATTTATTTTGATAGGTATGGTAAATACACAAACACGGGAGTTTTAGGTGCTTATCAAGCATGGAAACAGGGAGATCAGTCAAAGTCTCCATATGGTGACTGGTATGAGATAAAACCTGACGGTACCTATGAAGGATGGTGGGGATTTGACAGTTTACCTGTGATAAGGCAGATAAACGGTAGTGAATATAATGTCAAAAGTTGGGCGGATTTTATTATAAACAATCCTAATGCAATATCTAAGTATTGGTTAAATCCTGATGGGGACAAAAGTGCAGGTGCAGATGGCTGGAGATTGGATGTTGCTAATGAAGTTGCTCATGATTTTTGGATTCATTTTAGAGATGCGATTAATACTGTAAAACCGAATGCTCCGATGGTTGCAGAAAACTGGAATGACGCTTCACTGGATCTGCTTGGGGATTCTTTTAATTCTGTTATGAATTATCTCTTTAGAAATGCAGTAATTGACTTTATATTGGATAAATCATTTGATGACGGAAATGCAGTTCATAATCCTATAGATGCAGTAAAACTTGACCAAAGGCTTATGAGCATATATGAAAGATATCCTCTGCCAGTATTTTATTCTACTATGAATCTTTTAGGTTCTCATGACACCATGAGGATATTGACAGTATTTGGGTACAACTCTGCCGAAAACAGTCAAAATTCTCAGGAAGCAAAAGACCTTGCGGTTAAAAGACTTAAACTTGCTGCAATACTGCAAATGGGTTATCCAGGTATGCCTTCTATTTATTACGGAGATGAAGCAGGACAATCTGGAGGGAAAGATCCGGACAACAGAAGGACATTCCCTTGGGGGAAAGAAGATACTGATTTGCAGGATTTCTTTAAAAAAATTGTAAATATAAGAAATGACAATCAAGTTTTAAAAACAGGAGACCTTGAAACACTCTATGCAAATGATGATGTTTATGCTTTTGGAAGAAGAATCATAAATGGAAAAGATGCTTTTGGAAAATCTTATCCTGACAGTGTGGCTATTGTTGTAATAAATAAAGGTGACGTAAAACAGGTTCCAATAGATACCACTAAGTTTATAAGAGATGGTGTAGTATTTACTGATGCTTTGACTGGTAATAAATACACTATTCATGATGGACACGTAGTTGTAAATGTAGAAAAAATGAGTGGAGCGATACTTATATCAGATGAAGGACAGAATTTGACAGCACCAGATCCAATAAAAGACCTTAGTGTAGTATCAGGCAATGGTAAAGTAGACCTATCCTGGGGCAGTGTAGATAAAGCAGTAAGCTATAATATTTACCGTTCTACAGTTAAAGGTGGGTTATATGAAAAAATAGCTTCAAATGTTACACAAACCACCTATACTGATACAGAGGTTACCAATGGTCTAAAGTATGTATATGCTGTAACCGCTGTAGATGGGGATGGAAATGAGAGTGCTTTAAGCAATGAAGTTGAGGCATATCCAGCATTTCCTATTGGCTGGGCGGGAAATATGAATCAAGTCGGTACCCATGTAATAGGTGTAAATAATCCAGTTGAAGTGTATGCTGAAGTGTGGGCAGATGGGCTTACAAATAAACCTGGCCAAGGAGAAAATATGATTGCGCAGTTAGGATATAGGTATATTGAAGATACTGTGGGAAATGCAGTTTACAATGCCGTATACAATAAGGTAGAAGGGGTTGAAATAAGTAAGGACTGGACGTGGGTTGATGCACAATATGTAGGGGATTCTGGGAATAATGATAAATACATGGCTAAATTTGTACCTGATATGGTAGGCACATGGGAATATATTATGAGATTTTCTTCTAACCAAGGCCATGATTGGACAGAGACAGATGTTAAACAATTTACTGTAATTCCATCTAATGATTTAGTGCCTCCAACCGTTCCAGTCTTACAGCAACCAG is part of the Thermoanaerobacter uzonensis DSM 18761 genome and encodes:
- a CDS encoding alpha amylase N-terminal ig-like domain-containing protein; the protein is MFKRRALGFLLAFLLVFTAVFGSMPIQYVKAQTDTAPAIANVVGSFQSKLGDSDWNINSDKTIMTYKGNGFYEFTTPVALPAGDYEYKVALNHSWEGGGVPSQGNLSFHLVSASVVTFYYNYNTSSITDSTKYTPIAEEKLPRIVGTIQSAIVAGNNWDPASSTAIMRDYKFNNVYEYTANVPKGNYEFKVTLGPSWDINYGLNGEQNGPNIPLNVAYDTKITFYYDSVSHNIWTDYNPPLTGPDNNIYYDDLRHDTHNPFFRSPFGAIKTGDTVTLRIQARNHDLESAKISYWDDIKKIRIEVPMYRIGQSPDGKYEYWEVKLSFDNPTRIWYYFILKDGTKTAYYGDNDEQLGGVGKATDTVNKDFELTVYDKNLDTPDWMKGSVMYQIFPDRFFNGDSSNDHLKKYSRGFDPVEYHSNWDDLPDNPNNKDKPGYTGDGIWSNDFFGGDLQGIDDKLDYLKSLGISVIYLNPIFQSPSNHRYDTTDYTKIDELLGNLSTFKKLMEDAHAKGIKVILDGVFNHTSDDSIYFDRYGKYTNTGVLGAYQAWKQGDQSKSPYGDWYEIKPDGTYEGWWGFDSLPVIRQINGSEYNVKSWADFIINNPNAISKYWLNPDGDKSAGADGWRLDVANEVAHDFWIHFRDAINTVKPNAPMVAENWNDASLDLLGDSFNSVMNYLFRNAVIDFILDKSFDDGNAVHNPIDAVKLDQRLMSIYERYPLPVFYSTMNLLGSHDTMRILTVFGYNSAENSQNSQEAKDLAVKRLKLAAILQMGYPGMPSIYYGDEAGQSGGKDPDNRRTFPWGKEDTDLQDFFKKIVNIRNDNQVLKTGDLETLYANDDVYAFGRRIINGKDAFGKSYPDSVAIVVINKGDVKQVPIDTTKFIRDGVVFTDALTGNKYTIHDGHVVVNVEKMSGAILISDEGQNLTAPDPIKDLSVVSGNGKVDLSWGSVDKAVSYNIYRSTVKGGLYEKIASNVTQTTYTDTEVTNGLKYVYAVTAVDGDGNESALSNEVEAYPAFPIGWAGNMNQVGTHVIGVNNPVEVYAEVWADGLTNKPGQGENMIAQLGYRYIEDTVGNAVYNAVYNKVEGVEISKDWTWVDAQYVGDSGNNDKYMAKFVPDMVGTWEYIMRFSSNQGHDWTETDVKQFTVIPSNDLVPPTVPVLQQPGIASSKVTLNWSPSVDDVAIYGYEIYKSSSETGPFIKIATVSDSVYNYVDTDVVNGNVYYYKVVAVDTSYNRTASNTVKVTPDIIPIKVTFNVTVPDYTPDDGVNIAGNFPDAFWNPSAQQMTKTGPSTYSITLTLNEGTQIEYKYARGSWDKVEKSEYGNEIDNRKIIVVNQGSNTMVVNDTVQRWRDLPVYIYSPKDKTIVDANTSEIEIKGNTYKGAKVTINDESFVQQENGVFTKVVPLEYGVNTIKIHVEPSGDKNNELTKDITITVTREKPVPGKEPTPTPGLESTTKPSQEVSQGKIVVENNTTTLTIDENKIAKDIKDTSKKEIQFDLTNIGTTPQKALEIPVTVLNLIAENNKNVVVKSDEVALQFDAKTLAVSQEAIDLISKAGTIKLNIHNKGKITASSFEPITSAYDITIKAGDKDIKIGSPVKMTFNIKGGKDIRKIGVYYLNETTNQWEYVGGKVDKGTNTITFEAKHFSTYGVFEYNKEFKDVTKDNWAYDVVNV